A DNA window from Pyrus communis chromosome 3, drPyrComm1.1, whole genome shotgun sequence contains the following coding sequences:
- the LOC137729994 gene encoding 2-oxoglutarate-dependent dioxygenase 19-like has protein sequence MLYKISTPFFIFLHNTQTINFPLPHVLPSGYTNQRPEFSASFSLPPPMAPTVTSVDASEPKVASIKTLADSDALTSVPSEYAYIMDPNDKGDANDPEHSIPIIDFALLTSASPDERAQMIQKLGKACQEWGFFQVINHGVPESLMKEMIDACRRFFELPEEEKKEFHTKNLLDPIKCGTSFNVAIDKVRLWRDYLKVIAHPKFNSLYKPAGYSEVSLEFSKRTRAVATEILNGISESLGLEADYITKVMNWDRGCQILAANYYPACPQPDLAIGIPPHTDHGLVTLLIQNDMCGLEVKHNDQWVLVNAAPGAFIVNVGDQMQILTNDKYKSIWHRATVNNTATRISIAVPHGPALDTPAVPIPELLEKEGEKAKYIGMTYEKFMELQASPAAYMMPCLDHLRVKDN, from the exons ATGCTCTATAAAATATCAACTCCTTTTTTCATATTTCTCCACAACACTCAAACAATTAACTTTCCTCTCCCTCACGTCCTTCCTTCAGGATATACAAATCAAAGACCAGAATTCTCagcttctttctctctccctccacCAATGGCACCTACCGTGACTTCAGTGGATGCATCTGAACCCAAGGTAGCAAGCATCAAAACCTTAGCCGACTCAGATGCTCTCACTTCTGTACCTTCCGAGTACGCCTACATCATGGATCCCAACGATAAGGGAGATGCAAACGACCCTGAACACTCAATCCCCATCATTGATTTTGCTCTTCTCACCTCTGCCTCCCCAGATGAACGGGCACAAATGATCCAGAAGCTAGGAAAAGCTTGCCAAGAATGGGGCTTCTTTCAG GTGATCAACCACGGTGTACCAGAGAGCCTGATGAAAGAAATGATCGACGCGTGCCGAAGATTTTTTGAGCTGCCGGAAGAGGAGAAGAAGGAGTTCCATACAAAGAACCTGTTGGACCCAATCAAGTGCGGCACCAGCTTCAACGTCGCAATTGACAAAGTTCGTCTCTGGAGGGATTATCTCAAGGTCATCGCACACCCCAAATTCAACTCACTCTACAAACCTGCTGGGTACAGTGAAGTTTCATTGGAGTTCAGCAAAAGAACCCGTGCAGTGGCAACCGAAATATTGAATGGGATATCGGAGAGTTTGGGACTGGAGGCCGATTACATTACCAAGGTCATGAACTGGGATCGGGGCTGCCAAATTCTTGCAGCGAACTACTACCCGGCTTGTCCACAGCCCGACCTGGCAATCGGTATTCCTCCACATACAGATCATGGACTAGTGACGCTCCTGATTCAGAATGATATGTGTGGACTTGAAGTCAAGCACAATGATCAGTGGGTCTTGGTGAATGCCGCTCCGGGCGCCTTTATTGTTAACGTTGGTGATCAAATGCAAATTCTAACAAACGACAAGTACAAGAGCATATGGCATCGAGCAACTGTGAACAACACAGCTACTAGGATATCGATTGCCGTACCACATGGACCGGCACTCGACACGCCCGCTGTACCGATCCCGGAGTTGCTAGAAAAGGAAGGCGAAAAAGCGAAGTATATTGGAATGACGTATGAGAAATTCATGGAACTTCAGGCAAGCCCCGCTGCCTACATGATGCCTTGCTTGGATCACCTGCGGGTCAAGGACAATTGA